The Sesamum indicum cultivar Zhongzhi No. 13 linkage group LG2, S_indicum_v1.0, whole genome shotgun sequence genome contains a region encoding:
- the LOC105177290 gene encoding 14-3-3-like protein C, with the protein MAPREENVYMAKLAEQAERYEEMVEYMEKVSASLPEKEEMTVEERNLLSVAYKNVIGARRASWRIISSIEQKEESRGNEDHVNTIKEYRSKIETELSKICDGILKLLDDRLIPSAAGGDSKVFYLKMKGDYHRYLAEFKTGAERKEAAESTLTAYKAAQDIANAELAPTHPIRLGLALNFSVFYYEILNSPDRACNLAKQAFDEAIAELDTLGEESYKDSTLIMQLLRDNLTLWTSDMQDDGADDIKEAPKPEEAQQ; encoded by the exons ATGGCCCCGCGTGAGGAGAACGTGTACATGGCGAAGCTGGCCGAGCAGGCGGAGCGCTACGAGGAAATGGTGGAGTACATGGAGAAAGTGTCTGCGTCGCTACCGGAGAAAGAAGAGATGACGGTAGAGGAGCGGAATCTGCTCTCGGTGGCCTACAAGAACGTGATCGGCGCCCGGAGGGCGTCGTGGCGGATTATTTCCTCGATAGAGCAGAAGGAGGAGTCCAGGGGGAATGAAGACCACGTGAACACCATCAAGGAGTACAGATCAAAGATTGAGACCGAGCTCTCCAAGATCTGCGATGGAATTCTCAAGCTGCTGGACGACCGGCTAATTCCCTCTGCTGCGGGTGGAGATTCAAAAGTGTTCTATCTCAAGATGAAGGGTGATTACCATAGGTACTTGGCCGAGTTCAAGACTGGCGCTGAAAGAAAAGAGGCTGCTGAGAGCACCCTCACAGCATACAAGGCTGCTCAG GACATAGCTAATGCTGAACTTGCCCCAACACACCCAATTAGACTCGGACTGGCTCTCAACTTCTCTGTTTTCTACTATGAGATTTTGAACTCTCCTGACCGTGCTTGTAATCTTGCAAAACAG GCTTTTGATGAGGCAATTGCTGAGTTGGATACACTAGGCGAGGAGTCCTACAAAGATAGCACCTTGATAATGCAACTTCTTCGGGACAATCTTACTTTATGGACCTCTGACATGCAG GATGATGGGGCTGATGATATCAAAGAAGCTCCCAAACCTGAAGAGGCACAACAGTGA